The Arachis hypogaea cultivar Tifrunner chromosome 16, arahy.Tifrunner.gnm2.J5K5, whole genome shotgun sequence genome contains a region encoding:
- the LOC140179747 gene encoding protein LIKE COV 1-like — protein sequence MKREKETTSTTTIGNQRKNIMAASRDLELLIPVSTISDQNGGFKSSSNNSSPGPITPTPHHHHTGQEAFLKVIRSWASKKFMTGCVILFPIAITFYITWGFIHFVDSFFSPIFNHLGINIFGLGFATSITFIFLVGIFMSSWLGTSVLTLGEWFIKKMPLVSYIYAASKQISVAISPDQNSNAFKEVALIRHPRVGEYALAFITSSVVLRTNRDEQELLCVYVPTNHLYLGDILLMNPNDVLRPNLSVREGIEIVISGGMSIPQLLTTVDVDQSKLATRIPTFAASQV from the exons atgaaaagagaaaaagagacaacatcaacaacaacaattggGAATCAAAGAAAAAACATCATGGCTGCAAGCAGAGATCTTGAGCTTTTGATCCCTGTCTCAACCATTTCTGATCAAAATGGAGGCTTTAAATCTTCTTCTAATAATTCATCACCAGGCCCTATTACTCCCACCCCACATCATCATCACACTGGCCAAGAG GCGTTTCTAAAAGTAATTCGCAGCTGGGCATCAAAGAAGTTCATGACAGGATG TGTAATCCTTTTTCCAATCGCTATAACATTCTACATCACTTGGGGTTTTATCCACTTTGTGGATAGTTTCTTCTCCCCTATATTTAATCATCTAGGGATCAATATTTTTG GTCTGGGATTTGCAACCTCAATCACATTCATATTCTTGGTTGGAATATTCATGTCATCATGGTTGGGAACTTCAGTTCTAACCCTTGGAGAATGGTTCATCAAAAAAATGCCTCTTGTAAGCTATATATATGCTGCCTCCAAGCAAATTAGTGTAGCAATTTCACCAG ATCAAAACTCAAATGCATTCAAGGAAGTGGCATTGATAAGGCACCCACGTGTTGGAGAGTATGCATTGGCATTCATAACATCATCGGTAGTGTTGAGAACAAACAGAGATGAACAAGAGCTTCTATGTGTTTATGTTCCAACCAACCACTTATATTTGGGTGACATTCTTCTCATGAACCCTAATGATGTTCTAAGGCCCAATTTGTCTGTCCGAGAAGGCATAG AAATTGTTATATCTGGTGGGATGTCAATTCCTCAATTATTGACGACAGTGGATGTTGATCAAAGCAAATTAGCAACAAGAATACCAACCTTTGCAGCATCACAAGTATAA
- the LOC140179746 gene encoding glucan endo-1,3-beta-glucosidase 7-like, translated as MATKLDPFTLLLSLFFAFNLASGESFIGVNYGQVADNLPPPSTTAKLLQSTAIGKVRLYGSDPAIIKALANTGIGIVIGAANGDIPSLASDPNYAKNWVSSNVVPFYPASNIILITVGNEIITSNDPNLMNQMLPAIQNVQNALNAANLGGKIKVSTVHSMAVLKDSEPPSAGRFHPEYSTVLQGLLSFNNATGSPFAINPYPYFAYRDDPGRQDNLAFCLFQPNAGRLDPNTNIKYMNMFDAQVDAVRSALNSMGFKDVEIVVAETGWPYKGDSSEVGPSLENAKAYNGNLIAHLRSMVGTPLMPGKSVDTYIFALYDEDLKPGPTSERSFGLFNPDQSMIYDAGLSKQQTQQNSTSPVVAPTTPDMSKSPATPRPPTTQNKSTWCVPKSGVTDVQLQANLDYACGQGIDCTPIQPGGPCFEPNTLSNHAAFAMNLFYQSAGRSPLTCDFSQTAILSTNNPSYNNCVYVGRNA; from the exons ATGGCAACAAAGCTTGATCCATTTActctccttctttctctcttctttgcaTTCAACCTCGCAA GTGGTGAATCATTCATAGGGGTTAACTATGGACAGGTGGCTGATAACCTTCCACCGCCGTCAACCACCGCCAAGCTGCTCCAATCCACCGCCATCGGAAAAGTTCGCTTGTACGGTTCCGACCCTGCTATTATCAAAGCACTCGCCAACACTGGAATTG GAATCGTAATTGGAGCAGCAAATGGGGACATTCCATCACTTGCATCGGATCCAAACTATGCCAAAAACTGGGTGAGCTCCAACGTTGTACCTTTCTACCCAGCCAGCAACATCATCCTCATAACGGTTGGTAACGAGATTATAACCTCAAACGATCCAAATCTCATGAACCAGATGCTCCCCGCAATTCAAAATGTCCAAAATGCCCTTAATGCCGCCAATTTAGGAGGCAAGATTAAG GTGTCAACGGTCCATTCAATGGCGGTCTTGAAGGACTCGGAGCCGCCGTCTGCCGGGAGGTTCCACCCGGAATACTCCACCGTTTTACAAGGATTGTTGTCGTTTAACAATGCGACGGGGTCGCCGTTTGCCATCAACCCTTACCCTTATTTTGCTTATAGAGATGATCCTGGGAGGCAAGATAACTTGGCCTTttgcctctttcaacccaatgcTGGAAGGCTTGATCCCAACACCAATATCAAATACATGAACATGTTTGATGCTCAG GTTGATGCTGTCCGCTCTGCATTGAACTCAATGGGGTTTAAGGATGTTGAGATTGTGGTTGCGGAGACAGGTTGGCCATACAAAGGAGACAGCAGTGAGGTTGGTCCGAGTCTTGAAAACGCCAAGGCTTACAACGGCAACCTCATCGCGCACCTTAGATCCATGGTTGGGACACCATTGATGCCAGGGAAATCGGTTGACACTTACATCTTCGCATTGTATGATGAGGATTTGAAGCCAGGACCAACTTCTGAGAGATCTTTTGGTCTATTCAACCCTGATCAATCCATGATCTATGATGCTGGTCTCTCCAAACAGCAGACACAACAGAATAGCACAAGCCCTGTTGTAGCACCG ACTACTCCGGATATGTCTAAGTCTCCGGCGACTCCACGGCCGCCAACaacacaaaataaatcaacatgGTGTGTGCCGAAATCCGGTGTAACGGATGTGCAGCTACAAGCAAACTTGGACTATGCTTGTGGTCAAGGTATTGATTGTACTCCAATACAACCTGGTGGACCTTGTTTTGAACCAAATACACTTTCAAACCATGCTGCATTTGCTATGAATCTCTTCTATCAATCTGCTGGAAGGAGTCCATTGACTTGTGATTTCTCGCAGACAGCTATACTGTCCACGAATAATCCAA gtTACAATAATTGTGTCTATGTTGGAAGGAATGCCTAA